The genomic segment CCTCCTGCTCCGCGTCGTTTTCTGAAAAAGCGACGTGTGCATTTCCATCTCGCCTGCTTCTGCGACTCTCCGTCTGTTCCACGTCCGCGTCGTCGGCTTCGCTGGCTGGGGTATCGACTCCATGAtttctgtcgcctcccgtctcttctcgggagtgttcgtctcctcccagcccctcgtcttccgcgttgttcgtctctccctttggAGTCCCGCTGTTTGCACAGTCTTCTGAGCGGTCGCAAGCCCCGCTCCGAGTCTCCTGGCGCTCATCCTGCCTCTCACATCTCTGGCCTCCCTTCCTCATCCCCGTTCGCCGACTCCTGTAttccgcctcctctccctccgtcGCCGCCGAGGCCCGCGGAGACCGTCTCCggtccttctcgttcttctctctttcgtttcgccTGGCGTCCCCACAAGGCCTGTCCGTCCCGGTatcttctcctgtctctcgctcccgcCGGTCTCGGCGACTCTTTtcccgctgcttcttctcctgccgGCGCCGTTCCTCGCGaccgtcgtcgtcttccatCACACACACGTCCACTTCGCGCCACTGTTGCCACCGCCTAACAGCTCctggatgcatgcgtccgcCTTTTCCCCTGCTTCCCTGGAGATCTTTGTCCCGGCGCATGGACGCTGAGCCCCTGCGAGGTCCGAAGAAGCCGTCTCTGTCCCCGTGTCTCTCATCAGGGTCGAACTCGCTTTCAGCTGCAAACGCGTCTCCATACAAGTCGTCTTCAAAAACCGAAGACcctcgtctcgccttccagcgcatgcctctctctttctccggcATCGACGCGCCTTTCGGCCCTCTGCAGCTTCGCTCTCCGCCTGATTCTGCCTCCTGGCATTGACCGCGCTCGCggcggcgagaaaagaaggcgccTTCGCCCTCTTCAGCGCCTTCGGATGCCTCGCGactcttccgtctcttctcgctttcgcgATCTCCCCACAACCCCTGCCCGCTCTCAGGCTTCCCTGGAGAGcctcgcgccttctcccgcCGAGGCCGTCCACCCTGGCGAGACGCGTAGCTATTCCGCCCATGCTTCCagtcgtctctgcatgcacaaaggCACAAACGCAAATGAAATAACGGAATAACGGAATTGCTTCTTGGAGGGTGTTCACCCCGAAACCACCAAAGTCACCAGCGGCTGGGGCTTCCCGTATACGCAGAGGCCAAAGCGGGAAGCCAAACGAAAGACACtcgacaagacagagaaaaatcGCAATTCGCGGCAAGGTGTCTCTCCAGGTGGACAAACACGGATCGGGAACCGTGTCGCGCAGAGGAAATCGGTCCTAATCGATTCTCCAATCGTGGGGCACAACAACCCTTACAAATGTACAGACGCAAGAAACAtccgcttttcttcctcttggcAAAGCCGACTCCGTTTTCGCgttccgttcttctttcgtccCCCACCTCCTTTTCGTCTAGACACGATTCGGGCATGAGTGGAGTGTTGTGAAATGAAAGGTGAAAAAACACTGTTGTCCACCAGATGCAGACGGGCTTCGGCCTTGCCTCTGCGGCCTTCTGGGGTGATTTTTGCGTTTCAAGTCAGGCAGGAAATCTGGTGTTTTTAGCTCGTATTTCCCCAGGATGCTGGTCAGTGCTGTGCGTCGCGGTATATAAGGAAAAACGTTCGTTTCGTTTGTCGTTTTCTGGTCACGCTTGCGTGTCTGCATGTGCGGAGTGGCGCTGCagttcctgttcttcctttttaAAAGGAGGCGACTTACTCAAAGTCGAAAGAGCAATCCTCCTCGTCGAGCGAGCGCCAGAACGTCCGGTTGCCTCGCGGGGGCTCTGGCCGCGTCGTCCATAAGCCCCCGCGGCGTCCGTAGGCCCGCTGCGCGTGCAGAGCCTCCCTGaatgagaagaagacaatTGAATCGGAAAGCCTTTTCAAAGTTACCATTCTCTTACAAGGCAGTTGCCtgcaggaaacgaagacaccCGAACATGCAGTGGCCTCAGAGGATTTTTTATTTCCCCCCAGAGGCTTGTCACTTGCGATCGGAGGTGCATGGACCCGCCTCCGCTCTCAGCTGCTTCAACTTCAACCGTTTTCACTCAGACGCTTCCTGACGTTTTCTGCTCGTCtttcctcagcttctcttACCAGAAAGCAGAGTCGTAGTAAAAGGCCTCTCCACCCTTGGCGTCTCCTTCAGGGTAGAAGAAGCTCCCAGCTTCGGgcttctccctttttgcTTGTTTCCCAGACAAAGTGGAAAATCCGTCTCTGCTGCCCAGGCCAGCATGTGCCTCGTAGAGTGCATCGTACTCTCGACGATTTGCACTCAACTGCTTATATGCCTCAGTCACTGCTTGGAACTTATCTCGGCATTGCGACGCAGATCCTGAAAGCAATACCCCACAGAGCCTGCAACACAGCTGCTTACGCAAacacttatatatatatagatagatagatggaCTTagtgtgtatatgtgcatagaCCGATATATGTaagtgtacatacatatgcagtatatatatatatataaacatatgtaCCTTTGAATGCGTAAGACCTGAATGTAGCTGTTCGTTGTTTGCAGAGGCGTGGACGGAGACGGCAGACGCAAGGGAAACGGCTTAACTGGGTCTCTGTTGGATGCCGAAGGCGAGTGAGGgtgcgacgca from the Toxoplasma gondii ME49 chromosome IX, whole genome shotgun sequence genome contains:
- a CDS encoding DnaJ domain-containing protein (encoded by transcript TGME49_290880); amino-acid sequence: MAGHGLARRFVDCYKVLGLHPTCTDAEIKKKFAELAKQLHPDSGSASQCRDKFQAVTEAYKQLSANRREYDALYEAHAGLGSRDGFSTLSGKQAKREKPEAGSFFYPEGDAKGGEAFYYDSAFWEALHAQRAYGRRGGLWTTRPEPPRGNRTFWRSLDEEDCSFDFEDDWKHGRNSYASRQGGRPRREKARGSPGKPESGQGLWGDRESEKRRKSREASEGAEEGEGAFFSRRRERGQCQEAESGGERSCRGPKGASMPEKERGMRWKARRGSSVFEDDLYGDAFAAESEFDPDERHGDRDGFFGPRRGSASMRRDKDLQGSRGKGGRMHPGAVRRWQQWREVDVCVMEDDDGREERRRQEKKQREKSRRDRRERETGEDTGTDRPCGDARRNEREKNEKDRRRSPRASAATEGEEAEYRSRRTGMRKGGQRCERQDERQETRSGACDRSEDCANSGTPKGETNNAEDEGLGGDEHSREETGGDRNHGVDTPASEADDADVEQTESRRSRRDGNAHVAFSENDAEQEELRDAEKGTELESIQETGGLKSKADEATTRGGRPNQSTSRNQPERVAGSGTYGESFAELEEQGRDAQDADISKVELEERACRVESAGSEEGGEYAWSRGPGRQWQDTPHYESTRGNVCREKVSSCSDVSEKEESTETPRVVNGSESPEQEGERESFETAGGVRHRASVEGEGPCVTGGVEFREDENDTGERLFVGGHFDVYEDGGLGRSYTDGRRKRRSRKAFFDSDSEDEETVFRRRQGDGDEGCGGEEDDSSSEDDFIGRSSWRNSRREAPLGDGDSADDGEGGGRTRYHSAGDDDEGVRLGNQKDRTRPWSQGRFRREFEEHKSEKERRGDRRRSGLKEVDVYTLASTLRKKGKHQVLPRLTYTDRSGNGNRVEGILFLDETPIRDWLKTYGDRGRVYGIYRDGAFLYSLEWKKKKHWGKVAEHARYCDASRMTD